A single window of Kwoniella dejecticola CBS 10117 chromosome 8, complete sequence DNA harbors:
- a CDS encoding 1,3-beta-glucan synthase component FKS1 produces the protein MSYPNPPPGPKHNPSSYSSGSSDPFNGHQLGYDNAPPLPGHPDATTNPGAGVAPPGQGGQYAPYFDTDAEMEGRMRGGGRGVETWASDSGYSGNDGYYNGSEYHGQQGYVPSRASTPTFTEGSRDGHRPREPYPAWTQEANIPLSKEEIEDVLIDLANKFGFQKDSSRNVYDFLMIQLDSRASRMSPNQALLTLHADYIGGEHANYRKWYFASQLDLDDAIGAVNNPGLSRVRSVARRGKGAKGKTAPATAQEKSLDSATNRWRTAMNNMSQYDRLRQVALYLLCWGEAAQVRFMPECLCFIFKCADDYYRSPECQNRVEAVPEGLYLRAVVKPLYKFLRDQGYEVVDGRFLKRENDHDKTIGYDDVNQLFWYPEGVSRIVLNDKTRLVDIPPAQRFMKFDRIDWNKVFFKTYLEKRSFLHLLVNFNRIWVLHISVFWFYTAYNAPSIYAARGSTKATTPMAWSVTALGGAVASLIMIAATLAEFSYIPTTWNNTSHLTRRLIFLLIILGITGAPTIYIAFWNQTGQVSLILGIVQFFVAVVATAAFATLPSGRMFGDRVAGKSRKYLANQTFTASYPKLPRNNRIASFLLWILIFGCKFTESYFFLTLSFRDPIKVMVGMKVQNCHDKYLGTGLCTNQAAFALTVMFVMDLTLFFLDTFLWYVIWNTVFSIARSFAIGMSIWTPWADIFARLPKRIYAKVLATADMEVKYKPKVLVSQVWNAVIISMYREHLLSIEHVQKLLYHQVQSDQPGKRTLRAPAFFISQGDKGVKTEFFPKGSEAERRISFFAQSLTTAIPEPIPVEAMPTFTVLVPHYSEKILLSLREIIREEDQNTRVTLLEYLKQLHPIEWDNFVRDTKILAEESNMFNGGNPFGGDEKAEAKKADDIPFYTIGFKSAAPEYTLRTRIWASLRAQTLYRTVSGFMNYSKAIKLLYRVENPEVVQLFGGNTDQLERELERMARRKFKFVVSMQRYSKFNKEEHENAEFLLRAYPDLQIAYLDEEPPRKDGGESRIFSALVDGHSEILPNGRRRPKFRIELPGNPILGDGKSDNQNHAIVFYRGEYLQLIDANQDNYLEECLKIRNVLGEFEEFRVSNQSPYAQNGHQQFEKFPVAILGAREYIFSENIGILGDIAAGKEQTFGTLAARSLSYIGGKLHYGHPDFLNAIYMNTRGGVSKAQKGLHLNEDIYAGMMAFGRGGRIKHSEYYQCGKGRDLGFGTILNFQTKIGTGMGEQMLSREYYYLGTQLPIDRFLTFYYGHPGFHINNILVMCSVQVFMLALVFLGTLNKQLVVCKYNASGDILPGQSGCYNLQPVFKWIKRCIISIFIVFWVAFVPLFVQELTERGAGRAILRLCKHFLSLSPVFEVFSTQIYMHSILNNLTFGGARYIATGRGFATTRISFSILYSRFAGPSIYLGLRTLVLLLYITLSVFVPHLIYFWITVVGLCVAPFLFNPHQFSYSDFIIDYREFLRWMSRGNSRTHANSWVGYCRLSRTRITGFKRKRLGLPSEKLSSDTPRAPWKAILIGEIIGPICLAVLFVICYLFVKSFTVEGRTQPGLLRIAIIALGPIVWNMAFLITLFLISVFLGPCLNSYTNQFGATMAAIAHFGAVVGMIAFFEFLWFLELWDTSHAVLGIIAVISVQRCIFKILIAVFLSREFKHDETNRAWWTGVWFNRGLGSHALSQPAREFVVKTIEMGLYSADFIACHLLLFLLTPPMLIPYFDRLHATMLFWLAPSQQIRPPIYSFRQRSQRRKIVFTYSIVYVLIQAIFVALIVLPLLFKGVIGLTPDDVPFGAVI, from the exons ATGTCATACCCCAATCCTCCTCCCGGACCGAAACATAATCCCTCTTCTTACTCCTCCGGCTCATCAGATCCATTCAACGGCCATCAACTCGGCTATGATAATGCTCCCCCGCTTCCAGGACATCCCGATGCTACCACCAACCCAGGTGCAGGTGTAGCACCTCCAGGTCAAGGTGGCCAATATGCCCCTTACTTTGATACTGACGCCGAGATGGAAGGCAGGATGAgaggtggtggaagaggtgttGAGACTTGGGCCAGTGATAGTGGATACAGTGGTAATG ATGGTTACTACAACGGCTCAGAGTACCACGGTCAACAAGGTTACGTACCTTCCCGAGCATCGACGCCCACGTTCACTGAAGGCAGCAGAGATGGACATCGACCCAGAGAACCTTACCCCGCCTGGACCCAAGAAGCCAACATCCCATTATcaaaagaagagatcgaagacgTCTTGATTGATTTGGCCAACAAATTCGGTTTCCAGAAAGATTCATCTCGAAACGTATACGACTTCCTCATGATCCAACTTGATTCCAGAGCTTCTCGAATGTCCCCCAATCAAGCTCTTCTCACCTTGCATGCAGATTACATTGGTGGGGAACATGCCAATTATCGAAAATGGTATTTCGCCTCTCAgctcgatcttgatgatgcGATCGGTGCAGTCAACAACCCCGGTCTGTCCAGAGTGCGATCGGTCGCACGAAGGGGTAAAGGCGCCAAGGGCAAGACCGCTCCAGCTACTGCTCAAGAGAAATCCCTTGATTCAGCAACTAACCGATGGAGAACTGCGATGAACAACATGTCCCAGTACGATCGACTTCGACAGGTCGCCCTTTACTTGCTTTGTTGGGGTGAAGCCGCTCAAGTCAGATTCATGCCTGAATGTCTGTGTTTCATCTTCAAATGCGCAGACGACTATTACCGATCGCCCGAATGCCAAAATCGAGTAGAAGCTGTTCCCGAGGGTCTATATCTCAGAGCGGTCGTCAAGCCTTTGTACAAGTTCTTgagagatcaaggatacGAAGTTGTTGATGGACGATTCTtgaagagggagaacgaTCACGATAAAACTATCGgatatgatgatgtcaaCCAATTGTTCTGGTATCCTGAGGGAGTTAGCAGGATAGTGCTGAACGACAAG ACTCGACTCGTGGATATTCCCCCAGCTCAACGTTTCATGAAGTTCGACCGAATTGATTGGAACAAGGTCTTCTTCAAGACGTATCTCGAAAAACGATCTTTCCTACATCTACTGGTCAATTTCAACCGTATCTGGGTACTGCATATCTCCGTCTTCTGGTTCTACACTGCTTACAACGCTCCATCTATCTACGCCGCTCGAGGTTCGACAAAGGCTACCACACCCATGGCTTGGTCTGTCACTGCCTTGGGTGGTGCTGTCGCTTCTTTAATCATGATCGCCGCTACACTCGCTGAATTCTCTTACATCCCCACGACATGGAACAACACCTCCCACCTGACTCGAAGATTGATATTCTTactcatcatcctcggtaTCACCGGTGCGCCAACTATATATATCGCATTCTGGAACCAAACGGGTCAAGTCTCCCTCATCCTGGGTATCGTCCAATTCTTCGTAGCTGTGGTAGCCACAGCAGCGTTTGCGACTTTGCCCTCTGGAAGAATGTTCGGAGATCGAGTCGCTGGTAAATCGAGAAAGTATTTGGCCAATCAAACCTTCACGGCATCTTACCCCAAGCTTCCTCGAAACAACCGAATCgcttccttcttgctctgGATCCTGATTTTCGGATGTAAATTCACCGAatcctacttcttcttgacccTCTCCTTCAGAGATCCCATCAAGGTCATGGTTGGAATGAAAGTCCAGAACTGTCACGATAAATACCTTGGAACCGGTCTTTGCACCAACCAAGCTGCTTTCGCTCTGACAGTCATGTTTGTCATGGACTTGACTCTGTTCTTCTTGGATACTTTCTTGTGGTATGTCATCTGGAACACGGTATTCTCGATCGCTCGATCTTTCGCCATTGGAATGTCGATCTGGACGCCTTGGGCGGATATCTTCGCCAGATTACCAAAGAGGATTTACGCAAAGGTGCTTGCTACCGCAGACATGGAAGTCAAGTACAAGCCAAAG GTCTTGGTATCGCAAGTATGGAATGCCGTCATTATCTCGATGTACCGAGAACATCTCTTGTCGATCGAGCACGTTCAGAAATTACTCTATCACCAAGTCCAGTCTGATCAACCTGGTAAACGGACACTTCGAGCTccagctttcttcatctcccaGGGAGATAAAGGTGTCAAGACCGAATTCTTCCCTAAAGGATCAGAAGCCGAACGACGaatctctttcttcgctcaatCACTTACCACTGCTATCCCCGAACCTATACCTGTAGAAGCTATGCCGACCTTCACCGTACTTGTTCCCCACTACTCCGAGAAGATCCTGTTATCGCTTAGAGAAATCATcagagaggaagatcagaaCACGCGAGTCACCCTTTTGGAATACCTCAAACAACTTCATCCTATTGAATGGGACAACTTCGTTAGAGATACTAAAATCTTGGCTGAAGAGTCTAACATGTTCAACGGTGGTAACCCATTCGGCGGAGATGAAAAGGCTGAAGCTAAGAAAGCGGATGATATCCCCTTCTATACTATCGGTTTCAAATCTGCCGCTCCCGAGTACACCTTGCGAACTCGAATCTGGGCTTCTCTTCGTGCTCAAACCCTTTACAGGACGGTGTCTGGTTTCATGAACTACTCCAAGGCTATCAAGTTACTCTACCGAGTCGAGAACCCTGAAGTCGTCCAGCTTTTCGGAGGAAACACCGATCAACTCGAACGTGAACTTGAACGAATGGCTAGACGAAAATTCAAGTTTGTCGTTTCGATGCAACGATACTCCAAATTCAACAAGGAAGAACATGAAAACGCTGAATTCTTGCTCCGAGCTTACCCCGACTTGCAAATTGCCTATCTAGATGAAGAACCACCTAGAAAAGATGGCGGTGAATCTCGAATTTTCTCCGCATTGGTTGATGGACACTCTGAAATCTTGCCTaatggaagacgaagacccAAATTCAGAATCGAACTACCCGGTAACCCGATTCTGGGAGATGGTAAATCGGATAACCAAAACCATGCTATCGTTTTCTACCGAGGTGAATACTTGCAATTGATCGATGCGAACCAAGATAACTATTTAGAAGAATGTCTCAAGATCCGAAATGTCCTTGGAGAATTTGAGGAATTCCGAGTATCCAACCAATCCCCTTACGCTCAAAACGGTCATCAGCAATTCGAGAAATTCCCTGTCGCTATTCTGGGAGCTAGAGAGTACATCTTCTCTGAGAACATTGGTATTTTGGGAGATATCGCTGCTGGAAAAGAACAAACATTCGGTACCCTCGCCGCACGATCCTTGTCTTACATCGGTGGTAAATTGCATTACGGACATCCTGATTTCCTCAACGCAATCTACATGAACACTCGAGGAGGAGTGTCAAAGGCTCAAAAAGGTTTACACCTGAACGAAGATATCTACGCTGGTATGATGGCTTTCggcagaggtggaagaaTCAAGCATTCCGAATATTACCAATGTGGTAAAGGAAGAGATTTGGGTTTCGGTACCATCCTGAATTTCCAAACTAAGATCGGAACTGGTATGGGAGAACAGATGTTATCGAGAGAGTATTACTATTTGGGTACCCAATTACCGATTGATAGATTCTTGACTTTCTACTACGGTCACCCAGGTTTCCATATCAACAATATT CTCGTCATGTGTTCCGTACAAGTCTTCATGCTTgccctcgtcttcctcggtACCCTGAACAAGCAATTAGTAGTCTGCAAGTATAACGCATCGGGAGATATTTTACCTGGACAAAGTGGTTGTTACAACTTGCAACCTGTCTTCAAGTGGATCAAGCGATGTAtaatctccatcttcatcgtgtTCTGGGTAGCCTTCGTACCTCTTTTcgttcaag AACTTACCGAGCGGGGTGCTGGTCGAGCCATCTTGCGATTATGCAAACACTTCTTATCCCTCTCACCGGTCTTCGAGGTGTTCTCCACGCAGATCTACATGCACTCTATCTTGAATAACTTGACTTTCGGAGGAGCTAGATATATTGCTACAGGACGAGGATTCGCGACTACTCGTATCTCCTTCAGTATATTATA CTCTCGATTCGCTGGTCCATCGATATACCTCGGTCTCAGAACATTGGTCTTGTTGCTCTACATCACTTTGTCGGTATTCGTGCCCCACCTGATCTATTTCTGGATCACTGTGGTCGGTCTCTGTGTTGCTCCGTTCCTATTCAACCCTCATCAATTTTCGTACTCCGACTTCATCATTGATTATCGAGAATTCCTTCGATGGATGTCTCGAGGTAATTCACGAACTCACGCCAACTCATGGGTTGGATACTGTCGATTGTCCCGAACACGAATTACCGGTTTCAAGCGAAAGAGACTTGGTTTACCCTCTGAAAAGCTTTCTTCCGATACGCCCAGAGCACCATGGAAGGCTATCTTGATTGGAGAAATCATCGGACCGATCTGTCTCGCTGTTCTCTTCGTCATTTGTTACCTATTCGTCAAATCGTTCACTGTTGAAGGCAGAACCCAACCcggtcttcttcgaattgcTATCATCGCCCTTGGCCCGATCGTGTGGAACATGGCTTTCCTCATCACCCTGTTCCTCATCTCGGTATTCCTTGGACCGTGCTTGAACAGCTACACCAACCAATTCGGAGCTACCATGGCTGCCATTGCGCATTTCGGTGCTGTTGTGGGTATGATCGCCTTCTTCGAATTCCTCTGGTTCTTGGAATTATGGGACACGTCTCATGCGGTATTGGGTATCATCGCCGTCATCTCGGTGCAAAGGTGTATCTTCAAGATTCTCATCGCTGTCTTCCTCTCAAGAGAATTCAAGCATGATGAGACCAACAGAGCATGGTGGACTGGTGTATGGTTCAACAGGGGACTTGGATCTCACGCTCTTTCTCAACCTGCAAGAGAGTTTGTCGTCAAGACCATCGAGATGGGACTTTACTCTGCGGACTTTATCGCTTGTCACTtgctcctcttcttgcttaCCCCGCCGATGTTGATACCCTACTTCGACCGTCTACACGCTACGATGCTCTTCTGGTTGGCCCCTTCGCAACAGATCAGACCGCCTATCTACAGTTTCAGACAAAGATCacaaagaaggaagattgTATTTACTT ACTCAATCGTATACGTCCTTATCCAAGCTATCTTCGTAGCCCTCATTgtccttcctctcttgttCAAGGGAGTGATAGGACTCACACCTGACGACGTACCTTTCGGCGCCGTCATCTAA
- a CDS encoding thiazole biosynthesis enzyme yields MAESFKSSIAFLRTANSAPTPTIYEAKDKMGLGISPPLSPPQSDTKSIDYKPSADNIVPTNKEIKVNWEGGYTFAPIKEWQVSRAMTKRYGDDLYRTAVSDVVIIGAGSAGLTCAYALAKERPDLKITICEAGVAPGGGAWLGGQLMSAMVVRKPAHEILAEVGVPFEDEGDYVVVRHAALFTSTILSKVLQFPNVKLYNATAVEDLITRADPSSPTGVRVAGVVSNWTLVTLAHGLQSCMDPQTITAPLVCSFAGHDGPFGAFSVKRLVATGMVEKLGNMRALNMNSAEDYIVNNTREVVPGLITGGMELSELDGANRMGATFGGMLGSGYKAAKEAIKFLDAHQIVDGEVVGRKETA; encoded by the exons ATGGCCGAATCGTTCAAATCCTCCATCGCGTTCCTTCGAACAGCCAACAGCGCCCCCACTCCTACCATATATGAAGCTAAAGACAAGATGGGTCTGGGTATATCGCCACCCCTCTCACCTCCTCAGTCAGATACCAAAAGTATCGATTACAAGCCTTCCGCTGATAATATCGTACCTACCaacaaggagatcaaggtcaactGGGAGGGAGGATACACTTTTGCGCCGATCAAAGAATGGCAAGTCAGTCGAGCTATGACCAAGCGATACGGCGATGATCTATACCGAACCGCCGTTTCCGATGTGGTGATCATCGGAGCGGGCAGTGCTGGGCTTACCTGTGCCTATGCTTTGGCAAAAGAAAGACCGGATCTCAAGATCACGATTTGCGAAGCCGGGGTGGCGCCCGGTGGAGGAGCTTGGTTGGGGGGACAGTTGATGTCCGCCATGGTGGTTAGAAAACCTGCCCATGAGATTTTGGCGGAGGTTGGAGTGcccttcgaagatgaaggtgattAT GTCGTGGTGAGACATGCGGCTTTGTTCACCTCGACAATCCTTTCGAAAGTGCTTCAATTCCCCAACGTCAAAT TGTACAACGCTACTGCTGTTGAGGATTTGATCACTCGGGCCGATCCTTCCAGTCCCACCGGAGTCAGGGTCGCGGGTGTCGTGTCGAACTG GACTCTGGTCACTCTCGCGCATGGTCTTCAAAGTT GCATGGACCCGCAGACTATCACTGCTCCCCTTGTATGCTCTTTCGCCGGTCACGA TGGGCCATTCGGTGCTTTCTCCGTCAAGAGATTGGTCGCTACTGGCATGGTAGAGAAGCTAGGAAACATGAGAGCG CTCAACATGAATTCCGCGGAGGATTACATCGTGAACAATACCAGAGAAGTGGTACCTGGATTGATCACTGGAGGAATGGAACTTTCAG AGCTCGACGGTGCCAATCGAATGGGAGCTACTTTCGGCGGAATGCTCGGTTCGGGATACAAA GCTgccaaagaagctatcaagtTCCTTGATGCTCATCAGATTGTCGATGGAGAAGTCGTCGGTCGAAAGGAGACTGCTTAG